CCTCTGAATCATAATTTAAAAGGCGGGATTGCTGGCCTTTATAAAGTATTTTTAATATTCCGTCCGGCAGTTCGGTGTATAGTTCATCTAAATTTTCCCGAGTGATGTTTGTTATTGCATTGCCGAAGTTATCAATATAAACGATTTCTCCTTCTATGGCTGTTTTGGTGACTTTTTGGAGTTTTGGTATCTGAAGCGTGGCATAGTCAGTGATCTCCTCACCGAATTTTGAGCTTTCAATCCCTTTTGAAAGCCATGCTGCCACAGGCGCGAAGATATCACGGCCATGAAATGTTGAGCTCATGTGTGGAAGGAAATAGTGCTCTGCGGTGATATGTATTACCTTTAAAATATGAGTTGGGATGTCAAACACAGGAGTAAATACCCCATTGTCCGGGCCAATAAAGTAATAATCATCAGTTACCACTAAAATAGGCCTTCTTTTGGCGCCAACCCCAGGGTCAACTATTATCATATGGATTGTAGTTGGAGGAAAGTATTTATAGCTCATTGCCAATATTTGGGATGCTTCAAAGATATTTTGAGGACTTACATTATGAGTGATGTCAATTACCCTTACCTCAGGATTTATCTTTAAGATCACTCCCTTCATTATTCCAGCAAATGGGTCTTTCAGCCCAAAGTCTGTAGTCAGAGTAATAAATGGTTTTTCTAACATTTCAGCCCTCCAATGAGTTCTTTTATGTCAGTTATGTTTTTTTCAGAAAGGTGTTGTTTAATGCCATCCAGGATGTCTATGGCAGCTCTCGGATTTACAAAGTTTGCAGTCCCTACTGCCACTGCTACAGCGCCTGCAAGGATAAACTCAAGGGCATCTTCAGCACACATTATACCACCCATCCCAATAATCGGGATGTGAACGGCCCTGTAGCATTCCCAGACCATTCTCACAGCAATCGGCCTGATAGCAGGGCCTGAAAGCCCCCCTGTAATATTTGCAAGGCGGGGCCTTTGTGTTTTAATATCAATTGCCATTCCAGTAATAGTGTTTATTAGAGATATTGCATCTGCTCCTGCGGCTTCTGCAACCTTTGCCATAGCAGCAATATCTGTTACGTTTGGAGAGAGCTTTACAATCAGGGGAAGATGCGTCGCCTTTCTTACAGCGCTGACAACTTCAAAGGTTACTTTGGGTTCTGTGCCGAAGATAATCCATCCAGCCTGTTTATTGGGACAGGATATGTTCATTTCTAACCCGTGAATGCCGCTTATCTCACTGAGGCGCTTTGCTGTTTCAGAGTATTCTTCTATTGTGTCACCGAAGAAATTGGCTATCACCGGTGTATCGAATTTTTTTAGAAATGGGAGTTTATCTTTTATAAACGCCTCTATGCCAATGTTCTGAAGCCCTATGGCATTCAACATTCCGGCCGGCGTCTCAACAATGCGTGGTGGAGGGTTTCCCTCTTTGGGTTTCAGTGAAAGTCCTTTTATGACTATTGCACCGAGTTTGTTGAGGTCAACGAATTCAGAATACTCCTCGCCATACCCAAAAGTCCCTGAGGCAGTCATGACTGGGTTTTTGAGTTTTAAGCTGCCTATGTTTACTTCAAGGTTCACCACACAATCTCCTCTATTGGAAACACAGGCCCTTCTTTGCATACCCGCTTATATCCATCCTTTGTCCTGACAGCACAGCCGAGACATGCGCCGATACCGCATGCCATATTCTCCTCCATGGATATATAGGCTGTAACACCCTTATCTGCAGTGATTTTCGATATTGCCTCGAGCATCTGTCTGGAGCCACAGGCGTAAATTAAGTGACGAGTGACGAGTGACGAGTGACGAGTTAAAAAGTTACTTAATACTTCTACAACGGTACCCCTTTCACCATTAGAGCCGTCATCGGTGCTAATCAGGAGATCTCTTGCGTATTCTTTTAGTTCATTCATAAAGAAAAGTTCATGCTCAGTCCTTGCACCGTATAATATATATGCTGACTTTGCAAGTCTTTCTGCGAGGAAAAACAATGATGCAATACCGATACCCCCTGCAACAATCAGCGGTGTTTGATTTTTGGTGGGCATAGGATAAGAATTTCCGAGAGGGCCGAGCACATCTAATAAATTTCCAGGCGTTTTTCCCTTGAGGATTTCTGTTGCGGGGCCTGCCCGAACCATCTATAGAGGCTGAATGCTCTTTTAAGTAGCGGGTCAAGCCCATGCTCGATACTGACCATAAAAAACTGGCCTGGTTCAGGTTTTTGTATGGGCTCAACAGGCTGTAAGGTCAGGAGGAATGTCCTTGGATTTAGTCTGATGTTTTCCTTGATGACTGCTTTGAATAATCTACTCAAAACTTATCTCTAATATTTCATATTCCATTGTCTTTGCAGGAGCCTTTACGGTGACCACATCGCCAATAGCTTTGCCGATAAGGGACTTTCCTACAGGAGAACTTATTGAAATCTTGCCAGATTTTACATCGGCCTCATCAGTGCCAACAAGGGTAAACACTTTCTCTTCATCGGTTTCTGTATCCATAAGTTTTACCTTTGCGCCAAAGGCAATCTTATCCTGATTTATCCTGGATGGGTCTATTACATGGGCAAGCGCCAGTTTGTTTTGAAGCTCCCGTATACGGCCTTCAATGAAAGACTGCCGTTCCTTGGCTGCGTGGTATTCTGCATTTTCTGAGAGGTCACCATGTGACCTCGCTTCGGCTATATCCCTGATATTCTGGGGCCGCTCTATTTTAAGAAGCTTCTCGAGGTTTTCCTGAAGCTTTTGATAACCCTCTGGTGTCATTGGAATCTTTTTCATAAAATTACTTTATCATTTTTGCCCTGAATTTTCCACTTCACCTGCCTGCTCCTAAAAATAGAGATAGCGAGCTTTCTAACGGGGTTTACTGGCACTGATACCAGTATGATATTCCTGTATCGATCTGATATTGATTTGTTTCCTGAGCATTATCTCAATTGCATTTACTACTGCCTTTGCTCCAGCAAGGGTCGTTGTATAAGGGACGCCGTATTGGAGTGCATTCCGCCTTATGGAGAAAGAATCTTTCTGGGCTTTGGCACCGCTTACAGTGTTTATAACAAAACTTATCTCTTTGTTCTTTATATAGTCGACAATATGGGGCCTGCCTTCAGTAACTTTATTCACAACTTCAACCATAAGTCCATTATCTTCCAGATGCTGGGCAGTGCCTCTTGTTGCAACAACGGAAAACCCCATCTCTATAAATTTGCGCGCAACGCGATAAATACTGTCTTTGTCCTTGTCTTTCACGCTTATAAAAACTTTTCCTCTAAGCGGTATCCTGTTATTCGCCGAAATCTGAGCTTTAGAAAAGGCCCTGCCAAAGTCTTCATCAATACCCATAACCTCTCCTGTTGACTTCATCTCAGGGCCGAGGATGGTATCTACACCAGGAAACCTGTCAAAGGGAAAGATTGCCTCCTTAACCGCGATGTGCGGTATATCCCTTTCTGTGGCAAGACCGAGTTCTTTGAGGGTTTTGCCGACCATGACCTGAGCAGCTATCTTTGCAAGCGGGACACCTGTTGCCTTTGAGACAAAGGGTACTGTCCTTGATGCCCTCGGATTTACCTCAAGGATATATATGCTCCTATCCTTTACAGCAAACTGGACATTCATTAACCCTATAACATTAAGTTCTTTTGCGAGTGCCTTTGTCTGCCTCTTTATCTCGTTTACTATGGAACTGTCAAGGGAATACGGTGGAAGTGAACATGCAGAGTCGCCAGAGTGAATCCCTGCCTCTTCGATATGTTCCATCACTC
This genomic interval from Nitrospirota bacterium contains the following:
- a CDS encoding SAM-dependent chlorinase/fluorinase, encoding MLEKPFITLTTDFGLKDPFAGIMKGVILKINPEVRVIDITHNVSPQNIFEASQILAMSYKYFPPTTIHMIIVDPGVGAKRRPILVVTDDYYFIGPDNGVFTPVFDIPTHILKVIHITAEHYFLPHMSSTFHGRDIFAPVAAWLSKGIESSKFGEEITDYATLQIPKLQKVTKTAIEGEIVYIDNFGNAITNITRENLDELYTELPDGILKILYKGQQSRLLNYDSE
- a CDS encoding dihydroorotate dehydrogenase, whose protein sequence is MQRRACVSNRGDCVVNLEVNIGSLKLKNPVMTASGTFGYGEEYSEFVDLNKLGAIVIKGLSLKPKEGNPPPRIVETPAGMLNAIGLQNIGIEAFIKDKLPFLKKFDTPVIANFFGDTIEEYSETAKRLSEISGIHGLEMNISCPNKQAGWIIFGTEPKVTFEVVSAVRKATHLPLIVKLSPNVTDIAAMAKVAEAAGADAISLINTITGMAIDIKTQRPRLANITGGLSGPAIRPIAVRMVWECYRAVHIPIIGMGGIMCAEDALEFILAGAVAVAVGTANFVNPRAAIDILDGIKQHLSEKNITDIKELIGGLKC
- the greA gene encoding transcription elongation factor GreA, with protein sequence MKKIPMTPEGYQKLQENLEKLLKIERPQNIRDIAEARSHGDLSENAEYHAAKERQSFIEGRIRELQNKLALAHVIDPSRINQDKIAFGAKVKLMDTETDEEKVFTLVGTDEADVKSGKISISSPVGKSLIGKAIGDVVTVKAPAKTMEYEILEISFE